The following coding sequences are from one Paenarthrobacter ureafaciens window:
- a CDS encoding polyprenyl synthetase family protein — translation MSPVEQLAEEQSAFIAGVSGELTSFLSAQQDLMAPISPDVAPLLDSISNLVSGGKRMRALMCYWGWRGAGGAAGDDEILTAGCALELFQAAALIHDDIIDRSDTRRGGPSVHKRFSQLHSDNGWALDAERFGHAAAILTGDLCLSFSEEAFTRVGLRAAAGTEARRIFNLMRAEVMAGQYLDILEEVAGPVRDRSGSVERAKAIIRYKSAKYSTEHPLALGGALAGASKELLAGYSDFSLPLGEAFQMRDDVLGVFGDPETTGKPAGDDLREGKRTVLVGFAINMASADDAAYVDQMLGKPDLNQAEVDRIRHIVVECGALEATESLIAELSNTAFAALEQLPLAELPLTALRRLAEAAVSRAA, via the coding sequence GTGAGTCCCGTGGAACAACTAGCCGAAGAGCAGTCAGCATTCATCGCAGGCGTTTCGGGAGAACTGACTTCCTTCTTGTCCGCCCAACAGGACCTTATGGCCCCCATTTCACCGGACGTTGCCCCGCTGCTGGACTCGATCTCCAACCTCGTGTCCGGAGGCAAGCGGATGCGCGCCCTGATGTGTTATTGGGGCTGGCGGGGGGCCGGCGGCGCAGCCGGGGATGACGAAATCCTCACAGCCGGCTGTGCCCTTGAACTGTTCCAGGCCGCCGCGTTGATCCACGACGACATTATTGACCGCTCCGACACCCGGCGGGGCGGCCCCAGCGTCCACAAGCGCTTCAGTCAACTGCATTCGGACAACGGCTGGGCCCTGGACGCTGAACGCTTCGGTCATGCGGCAGCAATACTCACCGGCGATCTTTGCCTGTCCTTCAGTGAAGAGGCCTTCACGCGCGTGGGACTTCGGGCCGCCGCAGGCACCGAAGCCCGCCGCATCTTCAACCTGATGCGCGCCGAGGTCATGGCAGGCCAATACCTGGACATCCTCGAAGAAGTGGCCGGACCCGTCCGGGACCGGTCCGGCTCGGTAGAGCGCGCCAAGGCGATCATCAGGTACAAATCGGCAAAATACTCCACTGAGCATCCACTCGCGCTGGGCGGGGCCTTGGCGGGAGCCTCAAAGGAACTGCTCGCGGGCTACTCGGACTTCTCGCTGCCCTTGGGTGAGGCCTTCCAAATGCGTGACGACGTTCTGGGGGTCTTTGGGGATCCGGAGACCACCGGAAAGCCAGCCGGGGATGACCTCCGCGAGGGCAAGCGCACTGTATTGGTTGGTTTCGCCATCAACATGGCTTCGGCGGATGACGCCGCCTACGTAGACCAAATGCTTGGAAAACCCGACCTGAACCAGGCTGAAGTTGACCGGATCCGTCACATTGTTGTCGAATGCGGTGCACTGGAAGCCACGGAGTCCCTCATTGCGGAACTTAGCAACACAGCTTTCGCGGCGCTGGAACAACTCCCCTTGGCAGAGTTGCCCTT
- the dinB gene encoding DNA polymerase IV: MRRTSILHVDMDAFFVSVELRSRPDLRGKPVIVGFPAERSVVLSASYEARATGVKSAMPMAIAMRMCPAAIIIEPRHKLYYQVSGQIMNIFSSITDLVEPLSVDEAFLDVKGAIRRLGSPLDIGHMIRARVQSELGITASVGIAGTKLVAKIASTRCKPDGILQIDAEDTLSYLHSLPVNALWGVGGRTGEVLARLGIRTVADAAATPVASLKKVLGAAGEHVHRLSLGIDPRPVTPTRLEKSIGAEETFSTDTTDPALLNRELLRLSHRTATRLRSSDMLARTIALKLRYADFSTVTRSRTLHTPVDSAQLIYEVAVGLLESLGPRAQSVRLVGVRAEQLEPAARTSMQLSLDGRDDNWRAAEQALDRVAERFGSKTLLPAALLERARQAEDQ, from the coding sequence ATGCGTCGGACAAGCATTCTGCACGTGGACATGGATGCCTTCTTCGTGTCCGTCGAATTGCGCAGCAGGCCTGACCTGCGGGGCAAACCCGTGATCGTCGGCTTCCCGGCTGAGCGATCGGTGGTGCTCTCAGCGTCCTACGAAGCTAGGGCGACCGGCGTCAAGTCCGCAATGCCCATGGCCATCGCCATGCGGATGTGTCCGGCCGCCATCATCATCGAACCGAGGCACAAGCTCTACTACCAGGTCTCCGGGCAGATCATGAATATCTTCTCGTCCATCACGGACCTCGTGGAGCCACTGAGCGTGGATGAGGCGTTCCTTGATGTCAAGGGAGCCATCCGACGCCTGGGATCCCCCTTGGACATCGGGCACATGATCCGGGCCCGGGTTCAGTCCGAGCTTGGCATCACGGCCTCAGTGGGCATCGCCGGCACCAAGTTAGTGGCCAAAATAGCTTCCACGCGGTGTAAGCCGGACGGCATCCTGCAGATCGATGCGGAAGATACCCTGTCCTACCTTCACAGCCTTCCGGTGAATGCCTTGTGGGGCGTGGGTGGCCGAACAGGCGAAGTCCTTGCCCGCCTCGGTATCAGGACCGTTGCCGACGCTGCAGCAACTCCCGTGGCGTCCTTGAAGAAGGTCCTCGGAGCCGCCGGCGAGCACGTGCACAGGCTCTCCCTGGGAATCGATCCCCGTCCCGTGACGCCCACCCGCTTGGAAAAGAGCATCGGAGCGGAGGAGACGTTCAGCACGGACACCACTGATCCCGCACTGCTCAACCGTGAGTTGCTGAGGCTTTCCCATCGCACCGCCACCCGGCTCCGCAGCTCGGACATGCTGGCCCGTACCATCGCCTTGAAGCTGCGGTATGCGGACTTCTCCACCGTTACCAGAAGCCGGACCCTGCACACGCCGGTTGACAGTGCCCAGTTGATCTATGAGGTGGCAGTTGGTTTGCTTGAGTCGCTGGGGCCGAGGGCCCAGAGCGTGCGCTTGGTGGGCGTCAGGGCAGAACAGTTGGAACCGGCCGCACGGACGTCCATGCAATTGAGCCTGGATGGCAGGGACGACAACTGGCGGGCTGCCGAGCAGGCCCTTGACCGGGTAGCTGAGCGTTTTGGTTCAAAGACACTCCTGCCGGCCGCTCTCCTGGAACGGGCGAGGCAGGCGGAAGACCAATGA
- a CDS encoding DUF3040 domain-containing protein, with the protein MPLSEHEQKLLEQLEKQLHEDDPKFANTMGSDPIRSWSTRHVIIGVLGAIAGILLLLVGVSLQQIFVGVLGFIVMGAGVYFATLRGTAFAKGRKGKPGKAKSKSSFMSSLEERWDERRGDDS; encoded by the coding sequence ATGCCCCTGTCGGAGCACGAACAGAAGTTGCTCGAACAACTTGAGAAGCAGCTTCATGAGGACGATCCAAAGTTTGCCAACACCATGGGTTCGGATCCCATCCGCAGCTGGTCCACCAGGCACGTCATCATAGGTGTGCTGGGCGCCATTGCAGGCATCCTTTTGTTGCTCGTTGGAGTGTCACTCCAGCAAATCTTTGTGGGAGTTCTGGGTTTCATTGTCATGGGGGCCGGCGTGTACTTCGCCACACTCCGCGGTACGGCATTCGCCAAGGGGCGGAAGGGCAAGCCGGGCAAGGCCAAGTCGAAGAGTTCCTTCATGAGCAGCCTCGAAGAGCGCTGGGACGAACGCCGCGGGGACGACTCCTGA
- the mraZ gene encoding division/cell wall cluster transcriptional repressor MraZ, producing MFLGTHSPRLDEKGRIILPAKFREELAAGLVLTRGQERCIYVFSQKEFERIHESMREAPLSSKQARDYIRVFLSGASDEVPDKQGRVTIPPALRAYAGLGRELAVIGAGTRAEIWDAEAWNEYLAEKEAAFSETDDDHLPGFF from the coding sequence GTGTTTCTTGGCACCCATTCGCCGCGTCTCGATGAGAAGGGCCGGATCATACTTCCCGCCAAGTTCCGTGAGGAGCTTGCGGCGGGCCTGGTCCTCACACGGGGGCAGGAGCGATGCATTTACGTCTTCAGTCAGAAGGAATTCGAACGCATTCACGAATCGATGCGGGAGGCACCGCTGTCCTCCAAGCAGGCTCGTGATTACATTCGGGTCTTTCTGTCCGGGGCCTCTGACGAAGTACCTGACAAGCAGGGGCGCGTGACGATTCCGCCGGCGCTTCGGGCATACGCAGGGCTTGGCCGCGAGCTGGCTGTTATTGGAGCCGGTACCCGGGCCGAGATCTGGGACGCCGAGGCTTGGAATGAGTACCTCGCCGAGAAGGAAGCTGCCTTCTCAGAAACGGATGACGACCATCTTCCGGGCTTCTTCTAG
- the rsmH gene encoding 16S rRNA (cytosine(1402)-N(4))-methyltransferase RsmH, with product MEEQDAAKPTSERHVPVLKDRCINLLAPGFEAARKRGETPVVIDATLGMGGHSEAMLQRFGDLHLVGIDRDQEALALAGARLEPFSARTDLVHAVYDEIAEVLEDLGIPEVHGVLMDLGVSSLQLDERERGFAYSYDAPLDMRMDTSRGQTAADVVNTYSEEDLVRIIRKWGEEKFAGRIANRIVRAREQKPFATTGELVEEIRAVVPAAAAKSGGHPAKRTFQALRIEVNEELDVLERAVPAAVAATALGGRVVVMSYHSLEDKIVKSVFQAGSKSSAPLGFPVELEEHKPELKTLTKGTEVPTPAEIAENPRAASARLRAVERIKPRRVV from the coding sequence GTGGAGGAGCAGGACGCGGCGAAGCCGACATCGGAACGCCACGTGCCCGTCTTGAAGGACCGCTGCATCAATCTCTTGGCTCCCGGTTTTGAAGCCGCACGGAAACGCGGGGAAACGCCGGTAGTCATCGATGCCACGCTTGGCATGGGCGGCCATTCCGAAGCCATGCTGCAGCGCTTCGGGGATCTGCATCTGGTGGGAATCGATCGCGACCAAGAGGCCTTGGCGCTTGCCGGTGCGCGACTTGAACCCTTCAGCGCACGTACGGACCTGGTTCATGCCGTCTATGACGAGATAGCCGAGGTCCTGGAGGATCTCGGCATTCCCGAAGTCCACGGCGTCCTCATGGACCTGGGTGTTTCCTCCCTGCAGCTTGACGAGCGGGAGCGGGGCTTCGCCTACTCCTATGATGCTCCGCTGGACATGCGCATGGACACTAGCCGGGGCCAGACAGCGGCAGACGTAGTCAATACGTACAGCGAAGAAGACCTGGTGCGCATTATCCGTAAGTGGGGCGAGGAGAAGTTCGCCGGAAGGATCGCCAACAGGATCGTTCGAGCCCGCGAACAGAAGCCGTTTGCGACCACCGGTGAGCTGGTCGAAGAGATCCGGGCCGTAGTCCCAGCTGCCGCTGCAAAGAGCGGTGGCCACCCAGCCAAGCGAACCTTCCAGGCCTTGCGCATTGAAGTCAACGAGGAACTGGATGTCCTGGAGCGGGCCGTTCCGGCAGCAGTTGCGGCAACGGCGTTGGGGGGCCGGGTCGTGGTGATGTCCTACCACTCCCTCGAAGACAAGATCGTGAAGTCCGTCTTCCAAGCAGGTTCCAAGTCTTCGGCTCCCTTGGGTTTCCCCGTTGAATTGGAAGAGCACAAGCCGGAACTCAAAACCCTTACCAAAGGCACTGAGGTGCCTACCCCAGCGGAAATTGCCGAGAACCCACGCGCGGCGTCTGCCCGGTTGCGGGCCGTGGAGCGCATCAAACCGAGGAGAGTCGTATGA
- a CDS encoding peptidoglycan D,D-transpeptidase FtsI family protein translates to MAHNSGKTKKTKVPVARKRLRVGLGIMLTLLLVVGGKLFMVQGLDMGGMAEAALASRLTPQVLPAERGKIVDANGTVLASSVIRYNIVVDQVLNTATSDFKRYNQDTETVETITRDQGISELATLLGSDVAKVRDSLTGDKKYAVVAKDIKPELEDRITKLRIPGVSAEGVSKRVYPNGSVAGGVVGFLQDGTTGQAGIEQTQDEILRGTEGKRVFEIGADGLRIPVATDELTPAVDGSDVKLTLNTDIQYFAQQAIQSQVNKLNAEWGVIVVMDAKTGNLIALADTNAPDPNDPGKVDAKDRGVRAVTAAYEPGSVEKMITAAAVIEEGKSSPLDHFTIPSSYTIDGQTFTDAFEHGTEERTLAGILGWSMNTGTVMAGSRLSKEQRYDWLRKFGIGEKTEVGLPAEATGILAKPEQWDDRQQYTVLFGQGVSQSTLQTVRAYQSIANDGVMLQPRLIDSYIDPDGVEQKVPAKDPRQVVSKETAQQVRDILESAVTEGQIKDAAIDGYRVGAKTGTSQAPREDGLPGFDGYTASMVGMAPMDDPRFIVEVVLQRPKGSIYGITNGPVFRSVMAQVLRTYNVPPSTGTPARLPQFVK, encoded by the coding sequence GTGGCGCATAACTCCGGCAAAACCAAGAAGACGAAAGTGCCGGTGGCCAGGAAGCGCCTCCGGGTTGGTTTGGGGATCATGCTGACCTTGCTGCTGGTGGTTGGCGGCAAGCTGTTCATGGTCCAGGGACTGGACATGGGCGGAATGGCAGAAGCTGCCCTGGCCAGCAGGCTCACGCCCCAGGTGCTCCCGGCCGAGCGCGGCAAGATCGTCGACGCGAACGGAACAGTCCTGGCGAGCAGCGTGATCCGTTACAACATCGTGGTGGATCAGGTCCTCAATACCGCTACCTCCGACTTCAAGCGGTATAACCAGGACACTGAGACCGTTGAGACGATCACCAGGGACCAGGGCATCTCGGAACTGGCTACCCTCCTGGGTTCCGACGTCGCGAAGGTGCGGGACTCACTGACCGGCGACAAGAAGTACGCCGTAGTGGCCAAAGACATCAAGCCGGAGCTCGAAGACCGCATCACCAAGCTTCGGATCCCGGGGGTCTCGGCAGAGGGCGTGAGCAAGCGGGTCTATCCCAACGGCAGCGTGGCCGGGGGGGTTGTTGGCTTCCTGCAGGATGGAACTACGGGCCAAGCCGGAATCGAGCAAACCCAGGACGAGATCCTGCGTGGCACCGAAGGCAAGCGTGTCTTCGAGATCGGCGCCGACGGCCTGCGGATCCCGGTCGCCACCGACGAGCTGACTCCGGCAGTGGACGGCAGCGACGTTAAGCTGACCCTCAACACCGACATCCAGTACTTTGCCCAGCAGGCAATCCAAAGCCAGGTCAACAAGCTCAACGCCGAATGGGGCGTCATTGTGGTGATGGACGCCAAGACCGGCAACCTGATCGCTTTGGCCGATACGAATGCCCCGGACCCCAACGATCCCGGGAAGGTCGATGCCAAAGACCGCGGCGTGCGGGCAGTGACTGCCGCTTACGAGCCCGGTTCGGTGGAGAAGATGATCACGGCGGCAGCGGTCATCGAAGAAGGCAAGTCCAGCCCCCTGGACCATTTCACTATCCCGTCGTCCTACACGATCGATGGCCAGACCTTCACTGATGCTTTCGAGCACGGGACCGAGGAACGCACGCTGGCCGGCATCCTGGGCTGGTCGATGAACACAGGCACCGTTATGGCCGGCAGCAGGTTGAGCAAGGAACAGCGCTATGACTGGCTGAGGAAGTTCGGCATCGGCGAGAAGACCGAGGTGGGCCTCCCGGCTGAAGCCACGGGCATCCTCGCAAAACCGGAGCAGTGGGACGACCGCCAGCAGTACACGGTGCTGTTCGGGCAAGGCGTTTCGCAGTCGACGCTGCAGACGGTGCGCGCCTACCAAAGCATCGCCAATGACGGCGTCATGCTCCAGCCGAGGCTCATTGACAGTTACATCGATCCCGACGGCGTGGAACAGAAGGTGCCGGCCAAGGATCCCCGGCAGGTGGTCTCCAAGGAAACGGCGCAGCAAGTGCGGGATATCCTCGAAAGCGCCGTGACCGAAGGGCAGATCAAGGACGCCGCGATCGACGGCTACCGGGTGGGGGCGAAGACGGGAACGTCCCAGGCTCCCCGTGAAGACGGGCTCCCTGGTTTTGACGGCTACACGGCATCGATGGTCGGAATGGCACCCATGGACGATCCCAGGTTCATTGTGGAAGTCGTCCTGCAGCGCCCGAAGGGAAGCATCTACGGCATCACCAACGGTCCCGTGTTCCGGTCCGTGATGGCCCAAGTGCTGCGGACCTATAACGTCCCGCCGTCCACCGGTACACCCGCGCGCTTGCCGCAGTTCGTCAAGTAA
- a CDS encoding UDP-N-acetylmuramoyl-L-alanyl-D-glutamate--2,6-diaminopimelate ligase, giving the protein MSEHHQADSSATTPDDGEPGFRPRSVAAVPLSEIAEVLGVTVPEQDSGGGVTGISLNSRAVEPGDLYMALPGASRHGADFVPQAVESGAVAVVTDDAGARQLALAGEQPVPVLIVQEPRTAVGRLSALIYRSQPAEGGHPTLFGVTGTNGKTTTTYFINALLRALGKTPGLIGTIEILAGGDPIPSLLTTPESTDVHGLLALMRERGLEAASMEVSSHAISYHRVDGVMFDVAGFTNLTQDHLDLHGDMEEYFRTKAELFTAARARQAVVTVDDGWGRQLARMADIPVTTLSTTPDDVEADWHVASVASRGLGTEFELVHKDGGSLRVHTGLPGDFNVANAALATAMVAASGVDLEVLQAALDQHDPFTVSVPGRMQLISTAPAAVVDFAHNPDALARALKAVRSAEEGSRVIVVFGATGQRDQGKRPTMGAIAARLADVVIITDDDPHDEDAAAIRADVLAGARAAVEKEGLDSEIVESHPRDEAIRLAVELATSKDTILVAGRGHEVWQEVKGVNLALDDRVELRAALTSKGFSVSTDQRIES; this is encoded by the coding sequence GTGTCAGAGCACCATCAGGCAGATTCCAGCGCCACGACGCCCGACGACGGGGAGCCCGGGTTCCGGCCCCGGTCGGTAGCGGCCGTGCCGTTGTCGGAGATCGCCGAAGTGCTCGGCGTCACCGTTCCGGAGCAGGATTCGGGCGGGGGAGTGACGGGTATTTCTCTTAATTCCCGGGCTGTTGAGCCAGGGGACCTCTACATGGCGTTGCCGGGAGCCTCGCGCCACGGGGCCGACTTCGTGCCCCAGGCAGTGGAGTCCGGTGCCGTTGCGGTGGTGACGGACGACGCCGGTGCCCGCCAGCTTGCGTTGGCAGGCGAGCAGCCCGTTCCTGTCCTGATTGTCCAGGAGCCGCGTACCGCCGTCGGGCGATTGTCCGCCCTTATCTACCGGAGCCAGCCCGCAGAAGGTGGCCACCCCACCCTTTTCGGTGTCACCGGAACCAACGGAAAGACAACCACGACCTACTTCATCAATGCCTTGCTGCGTGCGCTCGGCAAGACGCCCGGCCTCATCGGGACGATCGAGATCCTTGCCGGCGGCGATCCCATCCCAAGCCTGCTCACGACGCCCGAATCCACCGATGTCCACGGCCTCTTGGCGCTCATGCGCGAAAGGGGCCTGGAGGCGGCGTCGATGGAGGTGTCATCCCACGCCATTTCGTACCATCGCGTTGACGGAGTGATGTTCGACGTCGCGGGTTTCACCAACCTCACGCAGGATCACCTGGATCTCCACGGTGACATGGAAGAGTATTTCCGGACCAAGGCCGAGTTGTTCACGGCAGCCCGTGCCCGGCAGGCCGTGGTGACGGTCGATGACGGGTGGGGCCGCCAACTGGCACGCATGGCGGACATTCCGGTCACCACGCTGTCCACCACCCCTGATGACGTGGAGGCGGACTGGCACGTTGCCTCGGTTGCTTCCCGAGGACTGGGGACGGAATTCGAGCTCGTGCACAAGGACGGCGGGTCGCTGCGCGTGCACACGGGCCTGCCCGGTGATTTCAACGTGGCCAACGCAGCTTTGGCGACTGCCATGGTGGCGGCTTCCGGTGTTGACCTTGAAGTGCTCCAAGCGGCACTTGACCAGCACGATCCCTTCACGGTTTCCGTGCCGGGCCGCATGCAGCTGATCTCCACTGCGCCCGCGGCAGTGGTGGATTTTGCCCACAACCCCGATGCCCTTGCCCGCGCGTTGAAGGCTGTCCGCTCAGCCGAAGAGGGTTCACGGGTCATTGTGGTCTTCGGAGCCACCGGGCAGCGGGACCAAGGCAAGCGGCCCACCATGGGAGCGATCGCCGCGCGACTCGCGGACGTAGTCATCATCACTGACGATGACCCCCACGACGAAGACGCAGCCGCCATCCGTGCGGATGTCCTCGCCGGGGCACGTGCCGCCGTTGAGAAAGAAGGACTGGACAGCGAAATTGTCGAGTCCCACCCCCGTGACGAAGCCATCAGGCTTGCTGTGGAACTGGCCACTTCCAAGGACACCATCCTTGTGGCCGGCCGTGGTCACGAAGTGTGGCAGGAGGTCAAGGGCGTCAATCTGGCACTTGACGACAGGGTGGAACTGCGGGCCGCCTTGACATCCAAGGGATTCAGCGTTTCAACGGACCAGCGGATAGAGTCCTAA